One genomic region from Drosophila busckii strain San Diego stock center, stock number 13000-0081.31 chromosome 3R, ASM1175060v1, whole genome shotgun sequence encodes:
- the LOC108604660 gene encoding LOW QUALITY PROTEIN: protein fork head (The sequence of the model RefSeq protein was modified relative to this genomic sequence to represent the inferred CDS: substituted 2 bases at 2 genomic stop codons) → MQKLYAEPPPSSAPISMSSAGGPPSSGAGGGGAVPTSNNNPNPTSNGGGSMSPLARSAYTMNSMGLTVGGMSSVSPQAAATFGSSVLDSAAAVASMSGSMGAAAAMNSMGGNCMTPSSMSYASMGSPLGNMGGCMAMSAASMSAAGLGGGYGSMPPGTRDMEPGSPNSMGRRGGVDKPTTYRRSYTHAKPPYSYISLITMAIQNNPTRMLTLSEIYQFIMDLFPFYRQNQQRWQNSIRHSLSFNDCFVKIPRTPDKPGKGSFWTLHPDSGNMFENGCYLRRQKRFKDEKKEAIRQLHKSPSHSSLDATSPGKKDHEDSHHMHHHHHTSRLEHHQHHKDSAGGGVALAGVNVLSAAHSKDAEALAMLHANAELCLGQQPQHVPTHHHQHHHQLQQEELSAMMANRCHPSLISDYHSSMHPLKQEPSGYTPSSHPFSINRLLPTESKADIKMYDMSQYAGYNALSPLTNSHAALGQDSYYQSLGYHAPAGTTSLXHHQYPLAXGRAEQMLRFSSGGGGGSSSSSSHHHQQQQLQQQHQQQQQHLQQQQQLQQQQQQQQQQQQQTAQQLTSATNSTTTTSTKSSSKPAVAVNYSQKLQQQQQQQQQQQQQQQSQQQQQHEQQLLSELQEDSSNITSDLSEEQLQHQAAQQQLYNNYQQYAAAASYRNWNHSLTFNSAAALQNLL, encoded by the coding sequence ATGCAAAAACTCTATGCGGAGCCGCCGCCCAGCAGTGCGCCCATCAGCATGTCCAGCGCTGGCGGCCCGCCCTCGAGTGgcgctggcggtggcggcgcCGTGcccaccagcaacaacaacccgAATCCCACTTCaaatggcggcggcagcatgAGTCCACTCGCGCGCTCCGCCTACACAATGAACAGCATGGGATTGACAGTGGGCGGCATGTCCAGCGTTTCACCACAAGCTGCGGCTACCTTTGGCTCCAGCGTGCTGGACTCGGCGGCCGCTGTGGCAAGCATGAGCGGCAGCATgggcgcagcagcggcaatgaACTCGATGGGCGGCAACTGCATGACGCCCAGCTCCATGAGTTATGCCAGCATGGGCTCACCTCTGGGCAATATGGGCGGCTGCATGGCCATGTCAGCGGCCAGCATGTCGGCGGCGGGTTTGGGTGGCGGTTACGGTTCAATGCCGCCGGGCACGCGCGATATGGAGCCGGGTTCACCCAATTCAATGGGCAGACGCGGCGGCGTGGACAAACCGACGACATACAGACGCAGCTATACGCATGCCAAGCCGCCATATAGCTACATCTCGCTCATCACCATGGCCATACAGAACAATCCGACGCGCATGCTCACGCTCTCGGAGATCTATCAGTTCATTATGGATTTGTTTCCGTTCTATAGGCAGAACCAGCAGCGCTGGCAAAACAGCATCAGACACTCACTAAGCTTCAACGATTGCTTTGTCAAGATTCCACGCACGCCGGACAAGCCTGGCAAGGGCTCGTTCTGGACGCTGCATCCGGACTCGGGCAATATGTTTGAGAACGGCTGCTATCTGCGTAGACAGAAGCGCTTCAAGGATGAGAAGAAGGAGGCCATACGGCAGCTGCACAAGAGTCCGTCGCACAGCAGTCTGGACGCCACCAGTCCGGGCAAGAAAGATCACGAGGACTCGCATCAtatgcatcatcatcatcacacCAGCCGGCTGgagcatcatcagcatcacAAGGACTCAGCGGGCGGCGGCGTTGCCTTGGCGGGCGTCAATGTCTTGAGCGCTGCGCATAGCAAGGATGCGGAGGCGCTGGCCATGCTGCATGCCAATGCGGAGCTGTGTTTGGGTCAGCAGCCACAACATGTGCCCACGCATCATCaccagcatcatcatcagctgcagcaggaggAGCTGTCGGCCATGATGGCCAACCGCTGTCATCCGTCGCTGATCAGCGACTACCACTCGTCGATGCATCCACTGAAACAGGAGCCCTCCGGCTACACGCCCTCCAGCCATCCGTTCTCCATCAATCGCCTGCTGCCCACAGAGTCCAAGGCGGACATTAAGATGTACGACATGAGCCAGTACGCGGGCTACAATGCGCTCAGTCCGCTCACCAACTCACACGCTGCCTTAGGCCAGGACTCCTACTACCAGAGTCTCGGTTATCATGCGCCCGCCGGCACCACGAGCTTGTGACATCATCAGTACCCGCTGGCTTAAGGGCGCGCGGAACAGATGCTGCGCTttagcagcggcggcggcggtggcagcagcagcagcagctcgcatcatcatcagcagcagcagctgcagcagcagcaccagcagcagcagcaacacttgcagcagcaacagcagctacaacaacagcagcagcaacaacaacaacagcagcagcagacggcGCAGCAACTGACATCCGCTACAAAttccacaacaacaacatcaaccaAGTCCAGCAGCAAGCCAGCCGTGGCAGTTAACTATTCACagaagctgcaacagcagcagcagcagcaacagcagcagcaacaacagcagcagtcacagcagcagcagcagcatgagcaacaattgctgtcgGAGCTGCAGGAAGACTCGTCCAACATTACCAGCGACCTCAGCGaggagcaactgcaacatcaggccgcacagcagcagctctacaACAACTATCAGCAATATGCAGCAGCCGCCAGTTACCGCAACTGGAATCACAGTCTGACATTCAACAGCGCTGCCGCATTGCAGAATCTGCTGTAG